In Geotalea uraniireducens, the genomic window CTGCTGGACTTCGTCGCCGATGCAATCGGGGGCCAGGAGAACCTCCTTGCCGAGGAGACGGGACAGGCGCTTGGCCGCCGGAGCCATCGAGTATTTCGGCTTCCGTTCACCCTTCGGGCGCCCGAGATGGGACGCAAGTATCACTTTCGCATTGGCATCGAGGGCATAGTTGATAGTCGGCAGTACCGCCCGAATGCGGGTATCCTCAGTAATATTCTGGTGTTCGTCGAGGGGAACGTTGAAATCCACTCGCAAGAAAATCTTTTTCCCCGCAAGATCGCTTATTTCATCAATATAGCGAATAGCCATGATGACCTCCCTGGAATGACAATGTACCGATACGGAAAAACGGACAAAAAAAAGGGGGGGGGAAGAGATTCCCCCCCGGCGTGATTGGGTTTATTTGCCGACCAGCTTGATCAGATCGACAACGCGGTGCGAGAAGCCGGTTTCGTTATCATACCAAGACAGCACTTTGACCATATTGCCGTCGATCACCTTGGTGCTCAGTGCATCAACGATCGAAGAGAGGGGATTGCCGTTGAAGTCGATCGAAACCAGCGGCTCTTCGGAGAAGCCGAGAACACCTTTAAGAGCGCCCTTGGCGGCTTTCTTGAGCGCAGCATTCACCTTCTCGGCATCGGTTTTTTTGGCCACGGTAGCGACGAGATCGACAACCGAGACATTCGGGGTCGGCACGCGAATCGCCATACCGTCGAGTTTCCCCTTCAGAGCCGGCAGAACCAGCGAAACGGCCTTGGCAGCCCCAGTGGTGGTGGGAATCATCGACAGGGCGGCAGCCCTGGCCCGGCGGAGGTCCTTATGGGGAAGATCGAGAATCTGCTGGTCGTTGGTATAGGAATGAACGGTCGTGACAAGGCCCTTTTCAATCCCAAAGGCTTCATGCAGCACCTTGGCTACCGGGGCCAGACAGTTGGTGGTGCAGGAGGCGTTCGAAATGATATTGTGCTTCTTGGGATCATATTCGCCATGGTTGACCCCCATGACAATAGTAATATCCTCGTTGGTAGCTGGCGCGGAAATAATTACCTTTTTCGCCCCGGCCTTGAGGTGAAGCTCAGCCTTTTCCCGGGCGGTAAACAAACCGGTCGACTCGAGCACGATGTCGATCTTCTCTTTCTTCCAGGGGAGTTGCTCAGGGTTTCTCTCGGCAAGGATCTTGATTGCCTTGCCATTAACGATGATCTCGCCATTGCCGGCCTCAACCTTGCCAGGAAAAGCACCGTGTATCGAATCGTACTTCAGCAAGTGCGCCAAGGTCTTCGCGTCGGTGAGATCGTTAATGGCAACAAACTCAATCCCCTTTTCCTTCACCGCAGCACGCAGCACGGAACGGCCGATCCTGCCGAAACCATTGATTGCAACCCTTAGAGCCATTGAACCCCTCCTGTAAAGTGAGTATTAAGCTTCTCGAGCTTTTGTAAACCGCACAATAATATAAACTCATGATTCCATCGTCAACCTTTTTATCAGCGACGAGGCCACGGCACATAGCTCCGGCAGCGGTGTCTCCCCCCTGCGGATGAAATATATGGTGAGTATGCGCTTTGAGTTATGCTACTATGAGGAAAATCGCTTGCCCGTCTCGCCACTATCACATGAAAAATACTCTGGAAAACAGAATAATCTTCTTCGCCTTCATCATCCTCTTTCTGACGATCGCTGCCAACTCGGGGATGGATATCGCAGGTTTCAGAAGGGATTACATTCAGGCTCTCATACTGAGGTCGCAAAGCCTCGGCACTTCACTCCGCGGCAACATTGAAAAAGTTGTCGGCCTCGGCCTTGACATCCGCGATATCGAAGGGCTCACCGAACGGTGCCGGGAACTGGTTGAGTCGAGTCCGGAAATCGCCTATTGCGTTATCACTGACAGTGAAGGGAACATCCTCTTCCTCAACGACCCAAGTTTTCGAAGCCTGCGATTCGACATCATCAAAAAGGCTTATACGACCCGCCTCGACCAGAGTATCCACCTGATCGGCGAAAATGGCTCCTTCTATGACACCGTGACGCCTGTTCGCTCCTCCGACGGCAAACAAGTCGCCCTCGTTCATATCGGTTTTTCCGAAAGCGTAGTCTCGGAAAAGGTCAACCGGATTATTATCCGCTCGTTCTTCGTCTTGATCGTCTTCTTCCTGATCTCATTTTCACTGGTAGTGATCTTTATCAAAAAATTTATCGTCCAGCCGATCTTCGCACTGCTGGACGGCGTCAAGAAAATTTCGGAAGGCAATCTGGACTACCGGATCAAAGAACTCCCCGTTTATGAATTCAACGAATTGTCCAGAAACGTCAATGTCATGTCCGAGGCCCTGCGTAACCGTGAAGAGGAGATCCGGAGAAATTATCAGGAGCTGGAAAATATCCACAACGACCTGCACGCCTCCTATCTCAAGCTGGAGAACCTGAGTCTTGAGCTGGAAAAGTCGGAGGAGCTTTATAAATCGCTACTTGAAGACGCCAGCGATGCCATCGTTGTCATCGACGAAAATGAAATCGTCAAGATGATCAACAAGATGGCTGAAACGTTTTTCGGCCTCGACTCCGACGAAATTGTCGGAATATCGCTGGGGCGCATGCTGCAGGAAGTGAATGCCAAGAATGCCCCGATTGTCTACAACTTCTTCCAGGAAGCGGGAAAGGGAAAGCGAACCGCGGAAGAAATCAGGTTCAGCAGGGGAGAAGAGGAGCAGGTCGTCGGCCTGATCCATGCTAACATCGTTACCATCGGCACTGAAAAATTGATTCAGGCCATCATCCGCGACGTTACCCGCGAACGCGAAATCCTGTTCAATCTTGAGAAGAGTGCGACCGACCTGGCCCGGCTCAACAAAATGAAGGACTCGTTTCTTGGTATCGCTTCCCACGAATTGAAGACCCCCTTGACCGTAATCATGGGATATTCCGAACTGATCCTTTCCGACATGCAGGAGAAGATCGACAGCAACTTCCTCGACATGGTCCAGAATATCGCCAACGCCGCAGCCCGGCTCGACAACATCGTCAAAGACATGGTGGACATCTCGATGATCGACGAGAAGCGGCTCCAGCTCAAACTTGACGAAATCAGTGTCAACCGGCTGATCGAGGAGTCAATCAGCGAGCTCCGTTTCTTTATTTCCATGCGGAAACAACAGCTGATTCTGGAGTTCGACGAATCGATCCCGAGCATCAAAGGTGACAATCTCCGCCTGATGCAGCTGTTATCAAACGTGATCGGCAACGCGATTAAATTCACCCCGGATGGTGGCCGGATCATCATTTCGACCCGGGCCAAATACCTCCTCCGCTCGAAACAGACCTCCACGCCGGACATCTCGCTGCCGGTAGTCAATATCGGCAAGGAACAGCATCTCTATGTCGAAGTCACCATTGCCGACACCGGGATCGGTATCGACATCGACGATCAGCTCCGGATCTTCGACAAATTCTATGAGGTCGGCAACATCGAGGAACACAGCAGCGGCAAGGTTGCATTCAAATCCCGGGGGGCCGGGCTCGGCCTGTCGATAGCCAAAGGGATCGTGGAAATGCACGGCGGTGAAATCTGGGTGGAATCGCCCGGCTATAATCCCGACCAGTTCCCCGGCTCCACCTTCCACATTGTCCTGCCTCTCAATCCCATAACCGGCGATGGGACCATCGATTACCTGAATTTGCTCAAGTAGCCGCCCCATTCATTAACCAATCCTCCCATGATTAACCTTGAATCTCACCGGGCTTTCCTGTATAAAAACAAGGTTAATCTCTTGCCCATGCACCCCTGTGCCGAATGTGTTTTTTCCCCGGAGGAACTGTGAGGGTCTGCCAGCTCGCCAGCGGCAGCAAAGGTAATTCTTTGTTCGTTGAAACCGGCGAAAGCACGGTCCTCATCGACGCCGGGCTCTCCGCACGGGAAATTGAGCGACGGCTGGCTTTTCTCGGGAAAAGGCCACAGGACCTCGACGCACTGTTTGTCAGCCATGAACATACTGATCATATCCGTGGGGTGAGGGTTCTCAGCTGCCGGCACCGGATTCCGGTATTCGTCAGCTATCCAACGTGCCGTGAAGCTGGAACGGCCCTGCAGGGGGTACCGGTAACCGAATTCGAGTCGGGTTATTCGTTTGCCTTCAGGGATCTGCTCGTCGACCCGTTTCCTATCACCCACGATGCATGCGATCCCGTCGGATTCACGATCGAGAGCAGGGAAGGGAAGGTGGGGATAGCCACCGACCTCGGTACGGCGACGCGTCTGGTTGCCGATAAACTCAAGAGCTGCCGGATTCTGGTACTGGAATCGAATCACGACGAAGAAATGCTCCTGAATGGCCCCTATCCGTGGCACCTCAAGCAACGCATCAAATCCCGCCATGGGCATCTGTCCAACACGGACGCGGCAGCACTGCTGGCAGAACTGCTTCATTCAGGACTGGAAGGGCTGTTTCTGGCCCACCTTTCCGAAGTTAACAATGATCCGAGGCTTGCCAAGGCAGTTGCAGAAGACCTCCTGAACGGGCAGAATGTCTGTTCACCCTCCCTGGTCATCGGCGACCAGTACAGGGCAAGCGAAGTGATCGAATTGGTTCCGTAAGCAGTGGCGCCGAAACGTCGATATCGCCACCGCGCGACATATAACAATTACTCCAACAGAACGAGTTGCGGAAGGGAGAACAGTCAGTGATTGAGCGTTACAGCCGTCCCGAAATGACCCGGATATGGGAACCCGAAAACCGTTATCAGAAATGGCTCGACATCGAGATTTATGCCTGCGAGGCCCATGCCGAACTGGGCGCCGTCCCTCCCGAGGCGGTAGAGCGAATCAAGGCCAAAGCCCGGTTCGACGTCGCCCGGATCGACGAGATCGAGAAGACAGTCAAGCACGACGTCATAGCCTTTCTCACCTCCGTTGCCGACTACATTGGCGATGATTCCCGCTTCGTCCATCTTGGCCTCACTTCGTCCGACGTGCTCGACACATCCTTTGCCATGCTACTGGCCGAGGCGAGCGATATCCTGATTGACGATATCAAGCGGCTGATGGAAGTTATCAAGCGCCGCGCCTACGAACACAAAGACACCCCGATGATGGGACGCTCCCATGGAATCCACGCCGAACCGGTTACCTTCGGCATCAAAATGGCACTCTGGTACGACGAGATGCGCCGCAACCTTCGCCGGATGGAGGCTGCGCGGGAGACCATCGCCTACGGCAAGATTTCCGGTGCCGTCGGCACGTTTGCCAATATCGATCCGCGCGTCGAAGAGTATGTCTGCCGGCAGGCCGGGCTCAAGCCCGCACCCTGTTCGACACAGGTTATCCAGCGCGACCGGCACGCCGAATTTTTCGCCACACTGGCGATTATCGCCTCCTCTATCGAAAAATTCGCCGTGGAAATCCGCCACCTGCAACGGACCGAAGTTCTTGAAGCCGAGGAGTTCTTCAGCAAAGGGCAGAAGGGATCGTCGGCAATGCCGCACAAGCGGAACCCGGTGCTTTCGGAGAATCTCTCCGGGCTGGCCCGACTGATCCGCGGCTATGCGGTTTCCGCCATGGAAAACGTCCCCCTCTGGCACGAGCGGGACATTTCGCACTCGTCGGTGGAGCGGGTCATTGGTCCGGATGGCACCATTGTGCTCGACTTCATGCTTAACCGGGCCATCGGCCTGATCGACAATTTGGTCGTCTATCCGGAAAATATGATGCGAAACCTCAACCTGATGCGCGGCCTG contains:
- the gap gene encoding type I glyceraldehyde-3-phosphate dehydrogenase → MALRVAINGFGRIGRSVLRAAVKEKGIEFVAINDLTDAKTLAHLLKYDSIHGAFPGKVEAGNGEIIVNGKAIKILAERNPEQLPWKKEKIDIVLESTGLFTAREKAELHLKAGAKKVIISAPATNEDITIVMGVNHGEYDPKKHNIISNASCTTNCLAPVAKVLHEAFGIEKGLVTTVHSYTNDQQILDLPHKDLRRARAAALSMIPTTTGAAKAVSLVLPALKGKLDGMAIRVPTPNVSVVDLVATVAKKTDAEKVNAALKKAAKGALKGVLGFSEEPLVSIDFNGNPLSSIVDALSTKVIDGNMVKVLSWYDNETGFSHRVVDLIKLVGK
- a CDS encoding ATP-binding protein, with amino-acid sequence MKNTLENRIIFFAFIILFLTIAANSGMDIAGFRRDYIQALILRSQSLGTSLRGNIEKVVGLGLDIRDIEGLTERCRELVESSPEIAYCVITDSEGNILFLNDPSFRSLRFDIIKKAYTTRLDQSIHLIGENGSFYDTVTPVRSSDGKQVALVHIGFSESVVSEKVNRIIIRSFFVLIVFFLISFSLVVIFIKKFIVQPIFALLDGVKKISEGNLDYRIKELPVYEFNELSRNVNVMSEALRNREEEIRRNYQELENIHNDLHASYLKLENLSLELEKSEELYKSLLEDASDAIVVIDENEIVKMINKMAETFFGLDSDEIVGISLGRMLQEVNAKNAPIVYNFFQEAGKGKRTAEEIRFSRGEEEQVVGLIHANIVTIGTEKLIQAIIRDVTREREILFNLEKSATDLARLNKMKDSFLGIASHELKTPLTVIMGYSELILSDMQEKIDSNFLDMVQNIANAAARLDNIVKDMVDISMIDEKRLQLKLDEISVNRLIEESISELRFFISMRKQQLILEFDESIPSIKGDNLRLMQLLSNVIGNAIKFTPDGGRIIISTRAKYLLRSKQTSTPDISLPVVNIGKEQHLYVEVTIADTGIGIDIDDQLRIFDKFYEVGNIEEHSSGKVAFKSRGAGLGLSIAKGIVEMHGGEIWVESPGYNPDQFPGSTFHIVLPLNPITGDGTIDYLNLLK
- a CDS encoding MBL fold metallo-hydrolase; the protein is MRVCQLASGSKGNSLFVETGESTVLIDAGLSAREIERRLAFLGKRPQDLDALFVSHEHTDHIRGVRVLSCRHRIPVFVSYPTCREAGTALQGVPVTEFESGYSFAFRDLLVDPFPITHDACDPVGFTIESREGKVGIATDLGTATRLVADKLKSCRILVLESNHDEEMLLNGPYPWHLKQRIKSRHGHLSNTDAAALLAELLHSGLEGLFLAHLSEVNNDPRLAKAVAEDLLNGQNVCSPSLVIGDQYRASEVIELVP
- the purB gene encoding adenylosuccinate lyase — its product is MIERYSRPEMTRIWEPENRYQKWLDIEIYACEAHAELGAVPPEAVERIKAKARFDVARIDEIEKTVKHDVIAFLTSVADYIGDDSRFVHLGLTSSDVLDTSFAMLLAEASDILIDDIKRLMEVIKRRAYEHKDTPMMGRSHGIHAEPVTFGIKMALWYDEMRRNLRRMEAARETIAYGKISGAVGTFANIDPRVEEYVCRQAGLKPAPCSTQVIQRDRHAEFFATLAIIASSIEKFAVEIRHLQRTEVLEAEEFFSKGQKGSSAMPHKRNPVLSENLSGLARLIRGYAVSAMENVPLWHERDISHSSVERVIGPDGTIVLDFMLNRAIGLIDNLVVYPENMMRNLNLMRGLIFSQRVLLKLANAGASREKAYALVQRNAMKVWEEGKDFQTELLNDAEVCSFLPQDEIREAFDLNYHLKHVDTIFTRVFGG